Part of the Athalia rosae chromosome 2, iyAthRosa1.1, whole genome shotgun sequence genome, atagcGTCGAACTTATTAGTTTTTAGGGTAAGTAGGTACTTGACCATGCACTCTAACAATGGCTCGCTTGCAGCGACGATCATCTTTCGGTTATTACGACTCCTAATTTTGATTGTTTTGCCAGGCGCCCGAAGCTCTGCGAATATTCACCGAATTCATCATTCATATTGTCACTTATTGGTGTAGTAACGTAGAACCAAGTAGACATTATATTAACGTATTTATCAGTCCGCTTCAACCCCACTGTCAAGGAAGTCTCTAACAAGGAGTGGAACTTTGTCAGGAAAGTTCCTAAAACGAGTACAGAAAAGATTTATTTGATAGTGACTGAGGTATGATTACGAATTCAAATACTTAAAAGCCATTTTTCTCACCTGAAGATATTATTGATATGAAAGAACACACTCGGTATAGAAGCTTCTTGTACATTACGTCGTTGAGCTTTTACTATTTCAGCAGCTGCTGTTTTTGGTGGAACGAGTGAAAAGAGGGTGGGGAATCTGAAAACGATTCAGATTTAGTATCCAGTTATCTGCAGTTAAAAAAATGGTTCAACAGTTTAAACAGATCTCAACTTACCGCATTTTCGGCTTCTTGCATAGCCCGGTGTCAACCATGTATGGATATATGCATGTGAATTTAATGTTCAACTGCTTTGGCAACATCGCGTCCCTTAACTCTAGATGAATGGCTTCCATTATAcctgaatgaaaatatatgtataggaattAATCGATGACAGATTCTCTGTATAAGAATGCTCTGTGCCTCACCTCTTACTGCAAATTTCGAACCGCAATATGGTACGAGATTTGGAAGTCCGGCGATACCAGCCATCGACGAGAGTGCTACAACGTGTCCGTGATTCTTCTTAATCATGCTTGGCAAAAAAGTTTGGAGCAtctttgatggaaaaaagaaagaactcGTGTTAATATCATCGAGATAACGACCGTGATAGGCTTCGGCATCTTCAATATGAACGACGAATTGACGTTATACCACTCGAAGAATTCTTACCCAGAAATGGGCGATCACGTTAACGTCAAAGGTCTTTCTTATCTCCTCTGGCGTGTGATCCATTAAAGTATGGCATGGCATGATCCC contains:
- the LOC105688384 gene encoding short-chain dehydrogenase/reductase family 16C member 6-like isoform X1, with product MDLREFKRLTGEIMVTAYAGIAVFADVVLLIFKMLYYVVESIFWLIFPVEEKNVSGEVVLITGAGHGIGRELALQYATLGAKVVCWDLNENGNKETAEEIKKINETASVYTYRCDVTNREEVIRVAAEVQRDVGDVTILVNNAGIMPCHTLMDHTPEEIRKTFDVNVIAHFWMLQTFLPSMIKKNHGHVVALSSMAGIAGLPNLVPYCGSKFAVRGIMEAIHLELRDAMLPKQLNIKFTCIYPYMVDTGLCKKPKMRFPTLFSLVPPKTAAAEIVKAQRRNVQEASIPSVFFHINNIFRNFPDKVPLLVRDFLDSGVEAD
- the LOC105688384 gene encoding short-chain dehydrogenase/reductase family 16C member 6-like isoform X2, which gives rise to MVTAYAGIAVFADVVLLIFKMLYYVVESIFWLIFPVEEKNVSGEVVLITGAGHGIGRELALQYATLGAKVVCWDLNENGNKETAEEIKKINETASVYTYRCDVTNREEVIRVAAEVQRDVGDVTILVNNAGIMPCHTLMDHTPEEIRKTFDVNVIAHFWMLQTFLPSMIKKNHGHVVALSSMAGIAGLPNLVPYCGSKFAVRGIMEAIHLELRDAMLPKQLNIKFTCIYPYMVDTGLCKKPKMRFPTLFSLVPPKTAAAEIVKAQRRNVQEASIPSVFFHINNIFRNFPDKVPLLVRDFLDSGVEAD